GCCGACCGCCTCCTTTTCCCCTTCTTCCCATTCGAGTTCCACCAGGGCGGCGCGGATCAGGTCGCGGATCGCCTCGGAGCGGTTCGCGTACCCCTTCTGCTCGATGAGCTTGTCGAAGCTCTCGAGGAGCCCTTCGTCCATGGAAATCCCGAAACGGATCGTTTCACCCATACTGCGACCTCTCCTTTGTCGTGTGCTGCGACACTATAGCTTAAAAGAAGTCGCGGAGTCAAAATGTGGGATCCGCTGGCGCGGATAAGAGGTGGAGGTGGACTGCCGGAAACGCTGCGCTTATTCCGGCCTACATTTTCGCGTCGCTATGTCGGCAAAGTCGGCAGGGTGAAACGGAGCCTCATCGGGCGAGGTATTGGCGGATGCCTGTTTCGAAGGGGATGGGGTCGAAGGCGAAGGTCTTGCGCCACGTCCCGTCGCAAACATTTCCCTGCACCAGCATCTTCAACTGATCTTCAGTGATCGGAAATTGGGGGAAATGCTGCAGAAAGGGTACTACCAGGCGCATGAGGAAAAGTGGGTTCTTCACCTTGAGGACGTGGCGCTTCCCCAGGACCCGGCCCATCGTGTCCAGAAGCTCGTTGTAGGTCATCCGGTCGGGGCCGCACAGTTCGTACGTCTTTCCTACCGTCTCCGGCATATCCAGCGCCATTGCAAAGCAGCGGGCCACGTCGTGCCCGGAGATCGGCTGCAACTGGTACTCGCCGTCCCCTATCACCGGCATCGCAGGATATAGCCGCAGGTAACTCGCCAGCTTGTTCACAAACTCGTCCTTGGGGCCGAAGATGATCGACGGGCGAAAGATGGTGTAATGCAGCCCCGAATCCCGCACCGCCACCTCCGCTCGGTACTTGCTCTGAAAGTATCCGGAATCGGTGTCGGGACCCGTGCCGAGGGCGGACATCTGCAGGTGGCGCCGGATTCCTGCCTCGCGGGCAGCTGCGATAATGTTGCGCGTTGCCTCCACATGGAGTCGCTCGAAGGTGACGCCGCGCTCCGGGAACTCGCGGATGATCCCGACGAGGTTGATGGTGGCGTCGCATCCTGCCATATCCTTTGCAAAGGTGGAGAGATCGGTTACGTCCCCCAGCACCTGCTCCGTTCCCGGCTCCGGCTTCTCGCAACGATGGTGCACGAGGACTCTTACCTGATGCCCTCTCGCGACAAGTTCCTTTCTCAGGTGCCCACCGACAAAACCTGTCCCTCCGACAAGGAATACCCGCATCGCCCCCCTCCTTTCAGGTAAAATCAGCTACAGTGTAGCAGGCGTCTGTCAAAGCACCACACGAGCGGGCGTCATAGACAGAGCGACAGTCGGCTAGTATCATCATTTCCATGACATTGAACGGGCCTCTCTGTCCCAGATAGAGACGCGACATTTCCCATACAGTAACTACCGTTTTATGAAAAGGAGGCAGCCATGTCAGATCAGAAACCTTCATGCAACACGATCGAAGACGCAATCGAGTTGGCGGCGCGCATGGAAAACGACTCCTTCAGGAATTACCTCTCGGCGCTGCGGATGGTGAAGGATCAGGGGGCCAGGGAAATACTGAGGGAGGCGGCGCTCGACGAGCTCGAGCACAAGCACCAGCTGGAAAAGACTCTGGTGGAAGGGGAGATGAAGGGGGACGGGCGCCTGCAGAAGAAAGCCGCAGTCATGAACCTCGGATCTATCCTCGGGAAGCGGGAGATCGGGCCGGACTCCGATGTGCAGGAGGCGCTCTCATTCGCCATTCACCTGGAAAAGGGAGCGGTAGATTTCTACCAGCAGATGGCGGAGGGATACTCCGGCGCGCCGATCGGCGTCCTCTTCGAGCACATGCTGGCTGACGAGAGCCGGCACCTGCAGTGCCTTGAGGACCTGTACGAGGCGCATTTTCTGGTGGAGAACTAGCGGGAGGAAAGACATCAGCCAAGACTCGAAGCAATTATGCTTCAGCCTTCCTTGCCATTGGCGGGTGCTTGACAGGCGTGAGTGATAAGCTGCCGCAGGACAAATCCCCCTGTCCCCTTCGCAAAGGGGGGGACGCGAGTTCTCGTGCAGTGGGTGAACTACCGTGCAAATCCTTGGGAGTGCAGAACCCTTCGCGAAGGGGGGAACGTATTAGCATCGCTTTTTCGTTTAAGGGGCGCAGAAACCTTGGTTCCCGGCCTTCCGGAATGCCCGATGCACAAAAAAATCCCCCTCGGCTGACCGGAGGGGGATTTTCTTGTACTTCCTGGCAAAGCTGCAGACTACACGCGTCTTACAGGATCTCCACCAGTTTGAGGTCGAAGTTCAGTGCCTGGCCGGCAAGCGGGTGGTTGGCGTCGATGGTGATCGTCTCGTCGGTCACCTCGGTCACCATTACCTGGAAAACCTGCCCGTCCGCCTGGGTCACTTCCAGCTGCTGCCCCACCTCGGGGTTCATTTCGGGCGGCAGGTCGCCACGCGGCACTTCCGCCACCATTTCTTCAATCCTTTCACCGTATGCTTCGTCGACGGGAATGTGGATCGTTTTGGTCTCGCCCGGGCTCATCCCAACGATGGCTGCCTCGAAGCCGGGAATGACCTCACCTTCGCCTACGGTGAATTCCAGCGGGCCGTGCCCGCCCGAGCAATCATCATCCTCACAAATGGAGGAATCGAATACGGAGCCGTCATCAAGCTTCCCCGTGTAGTCAACCTTTACGCGATCCCCCTGTTTTGCCTGTGCCATAGTGCACCACCTTTTGTTTTATGGTCCCTCGAAGTGGGTGAAAATAGCAGATCACTTCATCATTTTCCAATAAATTGTGCCACACGGTGGAAGGCAAAGGAAGCGGCGGTTGCACATTTGCCTTCCGTATTGGTGCGGCGCCCTCCCGGGGAGCGGAAATCGCCCCTTCACTTCGAGGGGCGGAAATGGTATGTATCGTCACTGGAGGAAGCATGCAAACCAAAGACAACACCATCATTTTCAACGGTCTCGTGGTGGATGTGGAGCAGATGGAAGTGCTGATCGGGGAGCGGGGATGGCATACCTACCAGATCGTGCGCCACCCCGGGGGCGCGGCGATCCTCCCGCTGCACGAGGACCGCACCGTGACACTGATACGGCAGCTGCGCCCCGCGGTCGGGGAATTCCTCCTGGAGCTTCCGGCCGGGCGCCTGTCGCCGGAGGAGGATCCCGGGGAGTGTGCCGCCAGGGAACTCGTGGAGGAAACGGGGCTGAAGTCCTCCACCATCAAACCCCTCGGCATACTTCATTCTTCCCCGGGAGTCTTCGATGAAATAATTCATCTCTTTCTCGCCACGAACCTGGAGCAGGGGGAGGCGCTCCCGGAGGCGTACGAGGATATTTCCGCGGTGCGCATTCCTTTTGAAGAGGCGCTCCGGATGGCGGCAGAGGGGGAAATTACGGACGGCAAGACGATAGCGGCGCTTCTTCGTGCGGAGAGGCTCCTTAGATGATATTGACGGCACGGGTAACCACAGAAGAAGCGGGGATGCGCCTGGACGACGGCGCAAAGGCCCTCTTTCCAAACCTTTCGAAGACGGAGATAAGAAGGATCATCGACTGGGGGGGGTGCAACGTCTCCCAGGCGCTGGTGCGGGTGGCATCGCGCACGCTGAAGGAAGGGGACGAAATTGCGCTCGGCATCATGGAGGCTTCCCGCTGCATCGACCTTGTCTACCGCAAAGAGGATCTCCTCTACGAGGATTCGGATTTCATCGCGGTGTACAAGGCCGCCGGCTTCAATACGCAACGCACACCGTACCAATTGAAGGGGACGGTCGAGTATGCGGTGGATTGCTACCTGAAAAAGCTCGGGCTGAAGGAGCCGGCGCGGGTCATCCACCGGCTGGACCGCGGCACCTCCGGGGTGATGTTCTTCCCCAAGAACAAGAGAAGTGCCACCCTGATCTCCGCTCTTCTGAAAGAGGGCAAGGTGGACAAGACATACTGGGCGCTCGTTTCCGGGACTCCCGACCGCACCGGGTGGCGCGACGACTCGCCGATTGGTAAGCTTGGGAAGTTCAAGTATGGCGTCGCCTTCGGCGGGAAGCCGGCATCTACCATCTTTACCGTTCTAGGCGAGGCAAACGGGATGACCCTCGTGGAGGCGAAGCCGCTGACCGGGCGTACCCACCAGATTAGGGTGCACCTCAAGCACGCGGGCTTCCCGGTCGTTGGGGACGAAGCCTACGGGGGCGCACCCGCAGCTCGCATGATGCTGCACTGCCGCAGCATGCGCTTCACCGGGCCGAGGGGGAGGATCATCGAGGCGGTGGCGCCGCTCGATGATGACTTTGCCGCCGCGGCCCCCGAAGTGATCGAGAACGCCCCCGCGTAGCAGGTTTTGAAACTGGGTAGCTGGGTAATGCGCCGGAACCGGCGGAAGGTTCCGGCTTTTGAAGGAAGAGCATTCACACACACGGGAGGGGAAAATGAAAAAAGCACTGGTAACCATCGCACTGTCGTGCAGCATCGCCCTCGCAGCCACCGCGGCCCTCTGGGCCGGAGACCAGCCCGGCTGCGGCAACTGCCAGAAAGTCGCCCAGAACACGGCGCAGGCGGCGGAGAAGAAGTGCATCTGCGAGTCGTGCTCCGAAGGGAAGAAAAACGCCGCCTGCACCTGTGGTTGCAACACGAGCAAAGGTTGCGACCTGAAAGGGTGCGACAGCTGCGCGAAAAAAGAAAAGTCACAGCAGAAACCGTGCTGTGACCAGAAGAAAGCGAAGTAAAGAGGCTGTTTTTTACGACAGAGGCCACTTCGTGGTGTGCGGGTCGAAATGGGAATCCTCATTCGGCCCGGCACCCCCTCTGAGAATAGCCCTGACCGGGGCGCCGTCGCCGCCTGCGATTCTCAACGGGAGGCAGATCAGCTCGTACTCACCGGCAGGCACATCGGAAAGATTGAGACCTTCCAGTATCAGCGCCCCCCCGTCCAGAAGGGCCCGGTGCACCGATCCGTCCCCCTCGTACCGCTCCATCGAAAGATAATCTATCCCCACCAGCTTCACCCCGCATTCCATCAGGTATTGCGCCCCGTCAACCGAAAGCGCAGCGAAGTCGGAGGTAAATGAGCTCCTCTTCCACAGCATGGAGTTGTCCGTCTTTAAAAGAAGCCGCCCGACTCCGCGCACCGGCAGCCGCTCGAGCTCTCTGCGCCCTATCACCTTCACCTCCGGGATCTCGACCACCAGCGCCGGCCCGATCAGGAGGGGGAGCGGGATCTGGTCCACCGTGGCCCCCTGGTCGTCGAAGTGGCGCGGGGCGTCGATGTGCGTGCCGCTGTGCGTGGAGATGATGACCCGGGAGACATTCGCTGCCTCCCCTTCGGAGATCTGGGACCAGGGATCGATACGGACGGAGGGGTCGCCGGGATAGACCGGCAGGGTGGGAGCAAGGGGAACGCTGATGTCGTGAATGCGCATATAGGCCTCGCACCTCGATCGTTAGACTACCGCTTCATTATACCGCTACTGCTCAAAAAAGGTTCACCCGGAAATTCCTGGGAACGAGGTGGCCGGAGTCGCCCTAAAGCAAGGCAAATCCCCCTGTCCCCCCTTCGCAAAGGCTCATCCGAGAATTCCGGGGAAGTCGTAGTATGTTCCGCACGAGGCCTCGCGCCCCCCCCTTTGCGAAGGGGGGACAGGGGGGATTTTGTCTTGGCGGGGACCGTCATGAAACCGCGCAACTGCTGTGGTCAGGGCAATTTACAAAAAAGTGGTGGGGCCTATGTCGTTGATCTTTAGGCTGCCGCAGCACTGCGGTTCGACGACCGAGATGTACTGTTAAACGGGCTGAGGAGACTTGAAGATCAAATCCCCCCTACCCCCCTTCGCAAAGGGGGGAACGCGAGTTCACTTGCAGTGACGGCAGATCGCCGGAAACGCTGCGCTTATTCCGGCCTACATCTCCCTACCGTGCATCATCTCCCTACCGTGCATCATCTCCCTGCCCCTGCGCTCCCGCCTCCAGCTCTTTCAGCAGCGCATCGAGGTCTTCGTGGCTGAAGCTGTACTGCTGCCGGCAAAACTCGCAGGTCACCTCGGCTCCTCCCTGCTCTTCGATGAGTGAGAGGATCTCGTCGTGTCCCGTGGAGATGAGAACCCGCTCGATCCTCTCCCTGCTGCAACTGCAGGCAAAGGCGAGCGCCCTCTTTTCGAGGGTGTCGTGCGGAAGGTCCTGGAAAAGGAGCTCCAGGATCTCCTCCGGCGACTTTCCCTGGCGCAGCAGGTCACTCAGGGGGGGCATCTCGCCGATCCTGTTCATGAGCTGATCCACCACTTCGGTATCGACCGGGGGAAGCGCCTGGATAAGGAAGCCGCCCGAGACGGCAACGTTTCCGTCGCTGTCGATGAACTCCGAAAGCGCCACGGCGGATGGGATCTGCTCGGACTCCACAAGATAAAGCGCCAGGTCCTGCGCGATCTCACCGGAGTACAGCATGACGCTGCCGCGGTACGGCTCCTTCAGCATAAGGTCCTTTGTGACGGTGAGAAAGCCGGCGCGCCCGAGCCCGGAGGCGACATTGAGCCTTCCGTCGGGGCGCATGAGCTGCACCAGCGGCTCCGCTACATAGCCGCGCACGCTTCCGTTACTGTCGGCCTCCACTATGATCTTCTTCAACGGGCCGTTCCCTTCGTAGCGCAGCGCAACCCGCTGCCCCGTCTTGAGAAGGGCCCCCATGAGGGTCCCGGCCGTCAGCGCCCTGCCAAGTGCGGCGGTTGCGGTGGGGAGCGTCCCATGACGCTTGCACCCTTCCGACACCAGCTCGGTGGTGACGCATGCAAGGCCGCGTATCTTCCCGTTTTTCGCTATAACTCTTACCAAATAGTCGCCCACTACCGACCTCCGATCGTTTTGCTATTTTTTTGGTGTAGACGAATCCAGCCCTTTCTGCTTGCGGTGCCGGAAACGCTTCGCTTATTCCGGCCTACAATGATCGGCCTGCGTACTCCTAAACCAGCTCTGCCGAATAGTTGAAGGACGATGCGCCCTGCACCGCCACCCCCTTCCGGCACGCCTCCAGCACGCGGTCGCGATCGCCCTGCTGCAGCTGACTCACATCGACTATGAAAGAGCCGCAGCCGAGCTGGCGCAGCTCGTTTCTGTGCTGCGTGATGGCAAAGGGGGTCTGGGCTGTGACGATGCTGAGGTGGTCCTTTGTCTTCACCAGGTACCCTTCACCCTTGTCCGAGGTGATCGGCGCGTCCCCCTTTATTTCCTTTATGGCAATCTTTGAGGTAATCACCGGCACCGGTGCATAGAGGAGCACAGAGCGCGGGAGGTCGATCTGCGCCGCCAGGAGCTGCGTCAGGTTCTCCCGGTCATCCTCTATGTACAGCGTCGCGCGCTTCGCTCCCAGTTCCTGCCAGGTGAGAAGAGCCTGGCTGTTCAGCGAGAAGAGGCGATAGTCGGTGGCGAGCTCCGCGTCCACCCCCTTGAAAAGCTGGAAGTGCGACAGGTTGGACAGCTCGAAACGCGTGAAGCCGGCCGCGACTATGGCGGCGACGGCATCGCGGAAGAAGGGGATGTCCGCCTCGAAGATGATGAAGGGGATGTGCCAGATGACTCGCCGCTCCGAGCCTTTCAGCTTTCTCGCGAGGAAGGAGAGCTGGTGCAGGTTCGCCCGCGACACCGGGAGCGTCACGGCGTCGATGCCGTCCCGGTGCAGTTCGAACCAGTCCTTCCCCTGCTCCACGCACACTGTCACCTCGTCCTTGCCGCGAGAAGGAGCGGGACGTCCTGGAACGAGGGCGGCGAGCGCCTCCTCGCGGCCGATGCGGCTTTTTTTCTTCAGGCTCCCGATCGTCTCGTTGGCGAGCCACGAGTAGAATGCCCGGCGGATCTCCTTGAGGCGCGGCCCTGGAATGAGGAGGGACGGGAAATCCGGCGCGGAGAGGGAGCTCAGGGAGAATGACGTCTCGCCCGTCTTGGCGAACTGCCCTCTCAAAACCCCTTCCATATCGCTCGTCCGGGAAGGCTCCAGCTCCCCGAGCGGGTAGTGCGCCACGAAGCGGCTCCCGAGGACTTCTGCTGCTATCTGCAGCGTGCCGTTGTCGTGGGAGAGGGTAAGTGCGCAGGGTATGCTCCCCCCCTTCACGCTCTCAAGCTTCTTCAAGCAGGCGTTCTCGCTCATGGTGAACGCCGTCTCCGACGAGACCTTGAAGACGGAGTCGCCGAGCTTGAAGGGGAAAGGGGAAGTGGTGGAGACGAGGGTATTCTCCTTCACCGACTTCACCGGCTTGTCGAAGATGAAGAGCTCCTTGATGGTAAAGGCGCGCCCCGCCATGTCCGTCTTCGGCTGGACCCGGATCCGGTCCCCCACGTGGAGGCGGTCCTTCGTTTCAAAGGAGATGCGGCTGCCGCGAATCGACCTGATATCGCCGAGATACCGACCCGTCGCCCCTTTGATGGACGGCGTGGAAATGTCGGTGGGGGTGTGGGAGGCGAGGAACCCTTTTGTGGGGACGCGGCCGAAGGAGAGCTTCAGCAGCGCCTTCGCCTCCGCCAGCGCAGCCTCGCGCCGCTCCGGAGGGGCGTCGAGCACCAGGCGATAGGCCCCGGTGACGCTCGCGACGTACTCCGCGGACTTCATGCGCCCCTCGATCTTGAGGGAGGCGACGCCCGCATCGACCAGCTGAGGGATCATCTCGATGCTGGAGAAATCGTTTGTGGAGAGGTAATACCCTTCCTTGCCGCGGTACTTGTACTGGCGTCGGCACGGCTGGGCGCAGCGCCCGCGGTTGCCGCTGTGGCCGCCGAGGAAGGAAGAGAAATAGCACTGCCCGGAAAAGGAGAAGCAGAGCGCGCCGTGGATGAAGCACTCAATCTCCGCTTGGCTCTTTTCCACGATGGTGCGGATCTCATCGATGTGGAGTTCCCGAGCGAGAACGACGCGCTCGAAGCCGAGTTCCTCGAGCTGGCGAACGCCCAGCGAGTTGTGGATCGTCATCTGCGTGGAAGCGTGCAACGGCAGACCGGGGAAGAAGTTGCGGGCCAGGCGCGCGACCGCCATATCCTGCAGGATGACGCCGTCAACCCGCATCGCCTCAAGGGCAGCGAGGACGTCGATGAGGAGAGGAAGCTCCGACTCCTTTACGAGGGTGTTGATGGTGACGTAGACCTTCCTGCCGAGGGAGTGGGCGTAGGCGGTCATGCGCTCCATGTGGGAGAGGGTAAAG
The DNA window shown above is from Geomonas sp. RF6 and carries:
- a CDS encoding complex I NDUFA9 subunit family protein translates to MRVFLVGGTGFVGGHLRKELVARGHQVRVLVHHRCEKPEPGTEQVLGDVTDLSTFAKDMAGCDATINLVGIIREFPERGVTFERLHVEATRNIIAAAREAGIRRHLQMSALGTGPDTDSGYFQSKYRAEVAVRDSGLHYTIFRPSIIFGPKDEFVNKLASYLRLYPAMPVIGDGEYQLQPISGHDVARCFAMALDMPETVGKTYELCGPDRMTYNELLDTMGRVLGKRHVLKVKNPLFLMRLVVPFLQHFPQFPITEDQLKMLVQGNVCDGTWRKTFAFDPIPFETGIRQYLAR
- a CDS encoding RluA family pseudouridine synthase, translated to MILTARVTTEEAGMRLDDGAKALFPNLSKTEIRRIIDWGGCNVSQALVRVASRTLKEGDEIALGIMEASRCIDLVYRKEDLLYEDSDFIAVYKAAGFNTQRTPYQLKGTVEYAVDCYLKKLGLKEPARVIHRLDRGTSGVMFFPKNKRSATLISALLKEGKVDKTYWALVSGTPDRTGWRDDSPIGKLGKFKYGVAFGGKPASTIFTVLGEANGMTLVEAKPLTGRTHQIRVHLKHAGFPVVGDEAYGGAPAARMMLHCRSMRFTGPRGRIIEAVAPLDDDFAAAAPEVIENAPA
- the hslO gene encoding Hsp33 family molecular chaperone HslO, which codes for MGDYLVRVIAKNGKIRGLACVTTELVSEGCKRHGTLPTATAALGRALTAGTLMGALLKTGQRVALRYEGNGPLKKIIVEADSNGSVRGYVAEPLVQLMRPDGRLNVASGLGRAGFLTVTKDLMLKEPYRGSVMLYSGEIAQDLALYLVESEQIPSAVALSEFIDSDGNVAVSGGFLIQALPPVDTEVVDQLMNRIGEMPPLSDLLRQGKSPEEILELLFQDLPHDTLEKRALAFACSCSRERIERVLISTGHDEILSLIEEQGGAEVTCEFCRQQYSFSHEDLDALLKELEAGAQGQGDDAR
- a CDS encoding FKBP-type peptidyl-prolyl cis-trans isomerase, with product MAQAKQGDRVKVDYTGKLDDGSVFDSSICEDDDCSGGHGPLEFTVGEGEVIPGFEAAIVGMSPGETKTIHIPVDEAYGERIEEMVAEVPRGDLPPEMNPEVGQQLEVTQADGQVFQVMVTEVTDETITIDANHPLAGQALNFDLKLVEIL
- a CDS encoding ferritin family protein, whose amino-acid sequence is MSDQKPSCNTIEDAIELAARMENDSFRNYLSALRMVKDQGAREILREAALDELEHKHQLEKTLVEGEMKGDGRLQKKAAVMNLGSILGKREIGPDSDVQEALSFAIHLEKGAVDFYQQMAEGYSGAPIGVLFEHMLADESRHLQCLEDLYEAHFLVEN
- a CDS encoding peptidase U32 family protein; the encoded protein is MEKGADAVYAGLKEFSARAKAKNFTLSHMERMTAYAHSLGRKVYVTINTLVKESELPLLIDVLAALEAMRVDGVILQDMAVARLARNFFPGLPLHASTQMTIHNSLGVRQLEELGFERVVLARELHIDEIRTIVEKSQAEIECFIHGALCFSFSGQCYFSSFLGGHSGNRGRCAQPCRRQYKYRGKEGYYLSTNDFSSIEMIPQLVDAGVASLKIEGRMKSAEYVASVTGAYRLVLDAPPERREAALAEAKALLKLSFGRVPTKGFLASHTPTDISTPSIKGATGRYLGDIRSIRGSRISFETKDRLHVGDRIRVQPKTDMAGRAFTIKELFIFDKPVKSVKENTLVSTTSPFPFKLGDSVFKVSSETAFTMSENACLKKLESVKGGSIPCALTLSHDNGTLQIAAEVLGSRFVAHYPLGELEPSRTSDMEGVLRGQFAKTGETSFSLSSLSAPDFPSLLIPGPRLKEIRRAFYSWLANETIGSLKKKSRIGREEALAALVPGRPAPSRGKDEVTVCVEQGKDWFELHRDGIDAVTLPVSRANLHQLSFLARKLKGSERRVIWHIPFIIFEADIPFFRDAVAAIVAAGFTRFELSNLSHFQLFKGVDAELATDYRLFSLNSQALLTWQELGAKRATLYIEDDRENLTQLLAAQIDLPRSVLLYAPVPVITSKIAIKEIKGDAPITSDKGEGYLVKTKDHLSIVTAQTPFAITQHRNELRQLGCGSFIVDVSQLQQGDRDRVLEACRKGVAVQGASSFNYSAELV
- a CDS encoding NUDIX hydrolase; its protein translation is MQTKDNTIIFNGLVVDVEQMEVLIGERGWHTYQIVRHPGGAAILPLHEDRTVTLIRQLRPAVGEFLLELPAGRLSPEEDPGECAARELVEETGLKSSTIKPLGILHSSPGVFDEIIHLFLATNLEQGEALPEAYEDISAVRIPFEEALRMAAEGEITDGKTIAALLRAERLLR
- a CDS encoding cyclase family protein → MRIHDISVPLAPTLPVYPGDPSVRIDPWSQISEGEAANVSRVIISTHSGTHIDAPRHFDDQGATVDQIPLPLLIGPALVVEIPEVKVIGRRELERLPVRGVGRLLLKTDNSMLWKRSSFTSDFAALSVDGAQYLMECGVKLVGIDYLSMERYEGDGSVHRALLDGGALILEGLNLSDVPAGEYELICLPLRIAGGDGAPVRAILRGGAGPNEDSHFDPHTTKWPLS